The Mesorhizobium sp. M1D.F.Ca.ET.043.01.1.1 genome contains a region encoding:
- a CDS encoding SDR family oxidoreductase, giving the protein MKLFDLHGDVALVTGAGSGIGQSIAIGLAEAGADVACFGHSSKGGLDETAGKIKALGRKALVLTGTVTSESDLTAAIERTEKELGALTIAVNNAGIAGAEPAETLPLEKWQKLYDVNVGGVFLSCQAEARVMLPRRKGSIINIASMSGSIVNRGLTQAHYNSSKAAVIHMSKSLAMEWADRGLRVNVVSPGYTLTPMNKRPEVAEQIKIFKRDTPMGRMATPEEMVGPTVFLASRAASFVTGVDLIVDGGFVCW; this is encoded by the coding sequence ATGAAACTGTTCGATCTTCACGGCGACGTAGCCTTGGTGACCGGCGCCGGCAGCGGCATCGGCCAGTCGATCGCCATCGGGCTGGCGGAAGCCGGGGCCGACGTCGCCTGCTTCGGCCACAGCTCGAAAGGCGGGCTGGACGAGACGGCCGGCAAGATCAAGGCGCTCGGCCGCAAGGCGCTGGTGCTGACCGGCACGGTGACGTCGGAGAGCGATCTCACGGCGGCGATCGAGCGCACGGAAAAGGAGCTCGGCGCGCTGACGATCGCCGTCAACAATGCCGGCATCGCCGGCGCCGAACCCGCCGAGACGCTACCGCTGGAGAAATGGCAGAAGCTCTACGACGTCAATGTCGGCGGCGTGTTTTTGTCCTGCCAGGCCGAGGCGCGCGTCATGCTGCCGCGCCGCAAGGGCTCGATCATCAACATCGCCTCGATGTCCGGCTCGATCGTCAACCGCGGCCTGACGCAGGCGCACTACAATTCGTCGAAGGCGGCGGTGATCCATATGTCGAAGAGCCTCGCCATGGAGTGGGCCGATCGCGGCCTGCGCGTCAACGTCGTCAGCCCGGGCTATACGCTGACGCCGATGAACAAGCGGCCGGAGGTGGCCGAGCAGATAAAAATCTTCAAGCGCGACACGCCGATGGGCCGCATGGCGACGCCGGAAGAAATGGTCGGGCCGACCGTGTTCCTGGCGAGCCGCGCCGCGAGTTTCGTCACCGGCGTCGACCTCATCGTCGATGGCGGCTTCGTCTGCTGGTAG
- a CDS encoding efflux RND transporter periplasmic adaptor subunit: protein MFLSSSILRGLPAAGLVVAALGLAGCSQEKAAVVEEAVRPVKVVEIGEAQTTRQLDYSGSVRARTEMNLGFRIAGKVTERLVDIGQHVNEGDVLARVDPSDYELSVKSAEASLDAAERQVETVDLARKRAEQLYAKNFAPKSQLDQAALSYDQAVATRDAARSTLAQAQNQVHYTDLKASKAGIVTAISADIGQVVGAGTPVMTVAVDGEKEVLIAVPEMDIAGFRPGKEVKASFWSDDALTLDGKVREVAGSADPQSRTFAVRVSLPNDPRVLLGMTANVEATVGSKAQLVSIPLTAMTEKDGKHIVWTVDRASDTVHPRPIKVANFTADGVAVADGLKQGDVVVAAGTQFMTENLKVKLSGDIAQQSASAEDNVATTSSLH, encoded by the coding sequence GTGTTTTTGTCCAGTTCCATCCTCCGCGGGTTGCCGGCCGCTGGCCTCGTCGTTGCGGCGCTCGGCCTTGCCGGCTGCAGCCAGGAGAAGGCGGCGGTCGTCGAGGAAGCCGTCCGTCCGGTGAAGGTCGTCGAGATCGGCGAGGCGCAGACAACCCGCCAGCTCGACTATTCCGGCTCGGTGCGCGCCCGCACCGAGATGAATCTCGGCTTTCGCATCGCCGGCAAGGTCACCGAGCGTCTTGTCGATATCGGCCAGCATGTGAACGAGGGCGACGTCCTCGCCCGCGTCGACCCGTCCGACTACGAGCTGTCGGTGAAGAGCGCCGAGGCGAGCCTCGATGCCGCCGAACGCCAGGTCGAGACGGTCGATCTCGCCAGGAAGCGCGCCGAGCAGCTCTATGCCAAGAACTTCGCGCCGAAGTCGCAGCTCGACCAGGCGGCGCTGAGCTACGACCAGGCGGTGGCGACGCGCGATGCCGCCCGTTCGACGCTCGCCCAGGCGCAGAACCAGGTCCACTACACCGATCTCAAGGCCAGCAAGGCTGGCATCGTCACCGCCATCTCGGCCGATATCGGCCAGGTGGTCGGCGCCGGCACGCCGGTGATGACGGTTGCCGTCGACGGCGAGAAGGAAGTGCTGATCGCGGTGCCCGAAATGGATATCGCCGGCTTCCGCCCGGGCAAGGAGGTCAAAGCGAGCTTCTGGTCCGACGACGCGCTGACCCTCGACGGCAAGGTCCGCGAGGTTGCCGGCAGCGCCGACCCGCAGTCGCGCACCTTCGCGGTCCGGGTGTCGTTGCCCAACGATCCGCGCGTGCTGCTCGGCATGACCGCCAACGTCGAGGCGACCGTCGGCAGCAAGGCGCAACTGGTTTCGATCCCGCTGACCGCCATGACCGAGAAGGACGGCAAGCACATCGTCTGGACCGTCGACCGCGCCTCCGACACCGTGCATCCGCGCCCGATCAAGGTGGCGAACTTCACCGCCGACGGTGTCGCCGTTGCCGATGGCTTGAAGCAGGGTGACGTGGTGGTTGCCGCCGGCACGCAATTCATGACCGAGAACCTGAAGGTCAAGCTTTCCGGCGACATCGCCCAGCAATCCGCTTCGGCGGAGGACAACGTCGCCACCACCAGCAGCCTGCACTGA
- a CDS encoding ABC transporter permease: MKAGAGAARGASGAKLSALFAGTMGPLIGLALLCLALALTTDTFLTVRNILNVLDQVTVLGIMAIGMTLVILIGGIDLSVGSVLALASMVMGYVAYPDYLNLGVPVGIAAALVVAALCGLVSGLLVTVTKLPPFIATLAMMSVARGLANMITDGSQIVGFPDWFTNLSIVRHFGFLSVTVGLMIVLAIVFAIFLNYRATGRSLYAIGGSAEVARLSGIPVKSLTNWVYAICALLAGLAGIVLAARLDSVQPSSGVGYELDTIAAVVIGGASLSGGIGSIGGTAIGVLIIGVLRNGLNLLGVSPFIQQVVIGVVIALAVATDTWRRRRQ, encoded by the coding sequence TTGAAGGCCGGCGCCGGTGCCGCGCGCGGCGCTTCCGGCGCAAAGCTTTCGGCCCTGTTTGCCGGAACGATGGGACCGCTGATCGGCCTGGCGCTTCTGTGCCTGGCGCTGGCGCTGACCACCGACACCTTCCTGACGGTCCGCAACATCCTCAACGTGCTCGACCAGGTCACCGTGCTCGGCATCATGGCGATCGGCATGACGCTGGTCATCCTGATCGGCGGCATCGACCTTTCGGTCGGCTCGGTGCTGGCGCTGGCCTCGATGGTGATGGGCTACGTCGCCTACCCCGACTATCTCAATCTCGGCGTGCCCGTGGGCATTGCCGCGGCGCTCGTTGTCGCCGCCCTCTGCGGCCTGGTCTCGGGGCTGCTGGTGACGGTGACCAAGCTGCCGCCCTTCATCGCGACGCTCGCCATGATGTCGGTGGCGCGCGGCCTCGCCAACATGATCACCGATGGCTCACAGATCGTGGGCTTCCCTGACTGGTTCACCAACCTGTCGATCGTACGCCATTTCGGCTTCCTGTCGGTCACCGTCGGGCTGATGATCGTGCTGGCGATCGTCTTCGCCATCTTCCTCAACTATCGCGCCACCGGGCGCAGCCTTTACGCGATCGGCGGCAGCGCCGAGGTCGCCCGCCTCTCCGGCATTCCGGTGAAGTCGCTGACCAACTGGGTCTACGCGATTTGCGCTCTGCTGGCGGGACTGGCCGGCATCGTGCTCGCCGCCAGGCTCGATTCGGTGCAGCCGAGCTCGGGCGTCGGCTACGAGCTCGACACCATTGCCGCGGTGGTGATCGGCGGCGCCAGCCTTTCGGGCGGCATCGGCTCGATCGGCGGCACGGCGATCGGTGTGCTGATCATCGGCGTGCTGCGCAACGGGCTCAACCTGCTCGGCGTCTCGCCCTTCATCCAGCAGGTGGTGATCGGCGTGGTGATCGCGCTCGCGGTCGCCACCGACACCTGGCGGCGCCGCAGGCAATAG
- a CDS encoding glucose 1-dehydrogenase, producing the protein MQKRFEGKTAVVTGASGGIGAAMAKRFATEGAAVVVSAIDPRVDEVAADLKAAGAKVASMRMDVTKKDEVAALYDLAEKEFGRVDISIQNAGVITIARIEAMTEAEWDKVMAVNTKGVFLCCQEAILRMRRHGEGGRLINTASGQARQGFIYTPHYAASKFGVVGITQSLAKEVAKEKITVNAICPGIIDTDMWAYNDTAWGKLLGDYKPGELMAEWVKTIPMGRAGSGEDVSGLVSFLASDDAAYITGQTINVDGGLIMS; encoded by the coding sequence ATGCAGAAGCGTTTTGAGGGAAAGACAGCGGTCGTCACGGGCGCCAGCGGCGGCATCGGCGCCGCCATGGCAAAACGCTTCGCGACGGAGGGTGCGGCGGTCGTGGTCAGCGCCATCGATCCGCGCGTCGACGAGGTCGCCGCCGACCTGAAGGCCGCGGGTGCGAAGGTCGCCTCGATGCGCATGGACGTGACGAAGAAGGACGAGGTCGCAGCCCTTTACGATCTCGCCGAAAAGGAATTCGGCCGCGTCGACATTTCCATTCAGAACGCCGGCGTCATCACCATCGCCAGGATCGAAGCGATGACGGAAGCCGAGTGGGACAAGGTGATGGCGGTGAACACCAAGGGCGTGTTCCTGTGCTGCCAGGAAGCGATCCTGCGCATGCGCAGGCATGGTGAAGGCGGCCGGCTGATCAACACCGCGTCGGGCCAGGCGCGGCAGGGTTTCATCTACACGCCGCATTACGCGGCCTCGAAGTTCGGCGTCGTCGGCATCACCCAGAGCCTCGCCAAGGAAGTGGCCAAGGAGAAGATCACCGTCAACGCCATATGCCCCGGCATCATCGACACCGACATGTGGGCCTATAACGACACCGCCTGGGGCAAGCTGCTCGGCGACTACAAGCCGGGCGAGCTGATGGCTGAATGGGTAAAGACCATCCCGATGGGCCGAGCCGGCAGCGGCGAGGACGTTTCGGGCCTCGTCAGCTTCCTCGCCAGCGACGACGCGGCCTACATCACCGGACAGACCATCAATGTCGACGGCGGCCTGATCATGTCGTGA
- a CDS encoding efflux RND transporter permease subunit, giving the protein MTTDSSTEKRPFNLSRWAIGHPSIARFLFGLIILAGALGLMRMGQKEDPDFTFRVMVVQAVWPGASIQDMEDQVVNKIERKLQETPHLDFVRSYTRAGSAIITLQVKGDTNPEQVKDAFYQVRKKVGDIANELPQGLLGPYFNDEFGDTFITLHSISGDGFTYPELKKFAIQARDMLLTTPGVEKAVIIGDQPEKIYIDVSSKALAERGLTIVDLQNAVKGQNAVDPAGSVDTGLRSVRISVEGDVTRAADIRELRLRAGNQVTRLGDIATVTSGLEDPYQRKYRFNGRESVQVGVVMAKGFNVRDVGKDVEATYQRFEEGLPYGVAVDQISDQPEVVKDAVNEFMEALGEALLIVLVVSFLSIGWRSGLVIAIAIPLVLAATFAIMYEIGIDLQRISLGALIIALGLLVDDAMIVVEMMERKLEEGLVKIEAASFAYSSTAFPMLTGTLITTAGFIPVGFAASTAGEYVRTLFYVVGIALVVSWFVAVYFTPWLGYMILKQRKHAGTHHDVFDTRFYRRLRSTVTWAVRHRIIVLVMTLVTFGTSLWAFQFIPQNFFPQSSRPEILVDLWLPEGTSIKEVETQAKALEAKMMDDQDKRFIATYIGEGAPRFFLPLDQQLRNPNFAQLLVMAKDEATRERLIVKLRSILAKDFPSIRAKVDRLFLGPPTGWPVQMRIMGPDRQEVRRIADEVKARFQANPLLGAVHDDWLEQVPAMKLVIDQDRARALGVTSQRIRQMLQATMSGAPLDDFRDGEETVSIVAREPEATRHLLSSVDSVYIPTDFGGSVPLSQVAKVVPVMEQGIEWRRDRLPTISVRGTLPDGVQSNDVVTKMYNDMKDLRAGLAPGYKIEIQGGAEDSAESQASIAAKAPIMLAIIVILLMVQLQHFGKSMLVLATGPLGIIGAAAALLISGAPFGFVAILGVIALLGIIMRNSIILVDQIDQDIAAGMERSEAIVGAAVRRFRPIMLTALTAVLALIPISRAVFWGPLAYAMMGGILVATVLTILVLPAGYALFFGREPKKAKTDAQAPEPEQIEGIERPQLALAAE; this is encoded by the coding sequence ATGACCACGGACAGCAGCACTGAAAAGCGACCTTTCAACCTCTCGCGCTGGGCGATCGGACATCCGAGCATCGCGCGCTTCCTGTTCGGCCTGATCATCCTGGCCGGCGCGCTCGGCCTGATGCGCATGGGCCAGAAGGAAGACCCCGACTTCACCTTCCGCGTCATGGTGGTGCAGGCGGTCTGGCCGGGCGCCTCGATCCAGGACATGGAGGACCAGGTCGTCAACAAGATCGAGCGCAAGCTGCAGGAAACGCCGCATCTCGATTTCGTCCGTTCCTACACGCGCGCCGGCAGCGCCATCATCACCCTGCAGGTCAAGGGCGACACCAACCCTGAACAGGTCAAGGACGCCTTCTACCAGGTGCGCAAGAAGGTCGGCGACATTGCCAATGAGCTGCCGCAGGGCCTGCTCGGGCCGTATTTCAACGACGAGTTCGGTGACACCTTCATCACGCTGCATTCGATCAGCGGCGACGGCTTCACCTATCCGGAGCTCAAGAAGTTCGCCATCCAGGCACGCGACATGCTGTTGACGACGCCGGGAGTCGAGAAGGCCGTCATCATCGGCGACCAGCCGGAGAAGATCTATATCGACGTCTCGTCCAAGGCGCTCGCCGAGCGCGGCCTGACCATCGTCGATCTGCAGAACGCCGTGAAAGGGCAGAACGCCGTCGATCCGGCCGGCTCGGTGGACACCGGCCTGCGCTCGGTCCGCATCTCGGTCGAGGGCGACGTCACCAGAGCCGCCGACATCCGCGAGCTGAGGCTGCGCGCCGGCAACCAGGTGACGCGCCTCGGCGACATCGCCACCGTCACCTCGGGTCTCGAGGATCCCTATCAGCGCAAGTACCGCTTCAATGGCCGCGAGAGCGTCCAGGTCGGCGTCGTCATGGCCAAGGGCTTCAACGTCAGGGACGTCGGCAAGGATGTCGAGGCGACCTACCAGCGCTTCGAGGAAGGCCTGCCTTACGGCGTCGCGGTCGATCAGATCTCCGACCAGCCCGAGGTCGTCAAGGACGCCGTCAACGAGTTCATGGAGGCGCTCGGCGAAGCGCTGCTCATCGTGCTCGTCGTCTCGTTCCTGTCGATCGGCTGGCGCTCCGGCCTGGTGATCGCGATCGCCATCCCGCTGGTCTTGGCCGCCACCTTCGCGATCATGTACGAGATCGGCATCGACCTGCAGCGCATCTCGCTCGGCGCTCTGATCATCGCGCTCGGTCTTTTGGTCGACGACGCCATGATCGTCGTCGAGATGATGGAGCGAAAGCTGGAGGAGGGGCTGGTCAAGATCGAGGCGGCGAGCTTCGCCTATTCCTCGACCGCCTTCCCGATGCTCACCGGCACGCTGATCACCACCGCCGGCTTCATCCCGGTGGGCTTCGCAGCCTCCACCGCCGGCGAATATGTGCGCACGCTGTTCTACGTCGTCGGCATCGCGCTCGTCGTGTCGTGGTTCGTCGCGGTCTATTTCACGCCCTGGCTCGGCTACATGATCCTGAAGCAGCGCAAGCACGCGGGCACCCATCACGATGTCTTCGACACGCGCTTCTACCGGCGGCTGCGCTCGACGGTCACTTGGGCCGTGCGCCATCGCATCATCGTGCTGGTGATGACGCTGGTCACTTTCGGCACCAGCCTGTGGGCCTTCCAGTTCATTCCGCAGAACTTCTTCCCGCAGTCCTCGCGTCCGGAAATCCTGGTCGATCTCTGGCTGCCCGAGGGCACCTCGATCAAGGAGGTCGAGACGCAGGCCAAGGCGCTGGAAGCCAAGATGATGGACGACCAGGACAAGCGCTTCATCGCCACCTATATCGGCGAGGGCGCGCCGCGCTTCTTCCTGCCGCTCGACCAGCAGCTCAGGAATCCGAACTTCGCCCAGCTCCTGGTGATGGCCAAGGACGAGGCGACGCGCGAGCGGCTGATCGTCAAGCTGCGTTCGATCCTGGCCAAGGACTTCCCCTCGATCCGCGCCAAGGTCGATCGTCTCTTCCTCGGCCCGCCGACCGGCTGGCCGGTGCAGATGCGCATCATGGGTCCGGATCGCCAGGAGGTGCGCCGCATCGCCGACGAGGTGAAGGCGAGGTTCCAGGCGAACCCGCTGCTTGGCGCCGTTCATGACGACTGGCTGGAGCAGGTGCCGGCGATGAAGCTGGTCATCGATCAGGATCGCGCCCGGGCGCTCGGCGTCACCTCGCAGCGCATCCGCCAGATGCTGCAGGCGACCATGTCCGGCGCGCCGCTCGACGATTTCCGCGACGGCGAGGAGACGGTCTCGATCGTCGCCCGCGAGCCGGAAGCGACACGTCATCTGCTCTCCTCTGTCGACTCCGTCTACATCCCGACCGACTTCGGCGGCTCTGTCCCGTTGTCGCAGGTGGCCAAGGTCGTGCCCGTCATGGAACAAGGCATCGAATGGCGGCGTGACCGCCTGCCGACCATCTCGGTGCGCGGCACGCTGCCGGACGGCGTGCAATCGAACGATGTCGTCACCAAGATGTACAACGACATGAAGGACCTGCGTGCCGGCCTTGCTCCCGGCTACAAGATCGAGATCCAGGGCGGTGCGGAAGACTCGGCCGAAAGCCAGGCCTCGATCGCGGCCAAGGCGCCGATCATGCTGGCCATCATCGTCATATTGCTGATGGTCCAGCTGCAGCACTTCGGCAAGTCGATGCTGGTGCTGGCCACCGGTCCGCTGGGCATCATCGGCGCCGCGGCAGCGCTGCTGATCAGCGGCGCGCCGTTCGGCTTCGTCGCCATCCTCGGCGTCATCGCGCTGCTCGGCATCATCATGCGCAATTCGATCATCCTCGTCGACCAGATCGACCAGGATATCGCGGCGGGCATGGAGCGATCGGAAGCGATTGTCGGCGCTGCAGTGCGCCGCTTCCGGCCGATCATGCTGACGGCGCTGACCGCGGTGCTGGCGCTGATCCCGATCTCGCGCGCCGTCTTCTGGGGCCCGCTGGCCTACGCCATGATGGGCGGCATCCTGGTCGCCACCGTGCTCACCATCCTGGTGCTGCCGGCGGGCTATGCCTTGTTCTTCGGCCGCGAGCCGAAGAAAGCCAAGACCGACGCGCAGGCGCCGGAGCCGGAACAGATCGAAGGCATCGAAAGGCCGCAGCTGGCGCTGGCCGCGGAATAA
- a CDS encoding sugar ABC transporter ATP-binding protein has product MSPDPHTGGSPHNGLFVNGLSKSYGPVQVLADASFEVRPGEVVALLGENGAGKSTVSNIIAGSTKPDAGTIIWRGKPYSPANPAAAIEAGVGMIHQELKLLPDLSVAENVYVGRLPMRGGRIDRVTMNAKASAQLKRLGLDVSPERKVRTLRVAAQQQVEIAKALTLNAELLILDEPTAALGGEETELLFQQIRKLKAEGMSFIYISHRLDEIAQIADRVVVMRDGRIVARHERADIPVRTVVEQMVGRSVERMFPRLSAPGVETVLEVENLSSPERSFNNVSFSVKSGEILGIAGLIGAGRTELVRAIAGADPISSGAVRVAGQAVRLSGPAAAIRAGVVLVPEDRKEQGVVLEQTIGENLAIGNFDHVAPKGWVFPRAVQRFAEAGISRLGVKGRPNQAVGKLSGGNQQKVIIAKWVSRPPRVFILDEPTRGIDVGARAAIYDVIADLARSGMAVVVVSSDLEEVLGLSHRVLVLSRGRQRGILDRDEASNIAVMELATS; this is encoded by the coding sequence ATGTCCCCTGATCCTCACACCGGCGGGAGCCCGCATAACGGGCTCTTCGTCAACGGGCTGAGCAAGAGCTACGGACCTGTGCAGGTCCTGGCCGATGCGAGCTTCGAGGTGCGGCCGGGCGAGGTCGTGGCGCTGCTCGGCGAAAACGGCGCTGGCAAGTCGACCGTCTCGAACATCATCGCCGGCTCGACCAAGCCCGACGCCGGTACCATCATCTGGCGGGGGAAGCCCTACTCCCCCGCCAACCCCGCCGCGGCCATCGAGGCCGGGGTCGGCATGATCCATCAGGAATTGAAGCTGCTGCCGGACCTGTCGGTGGCGGAGAACGTCTATGTCGGGCGCCTGCCGATGCGCGGCGGCCGCATCGACCGCGTGACCATGAACGCGAAAGCCTCGGCGCAGTTGAAGCGCCTCGGCCTCGACGTCTCGCCGGAACGCAAGGTGCGCACGCTGCGCGTCGCGGCCCAGCAGCAGGTCGAGATCGCCAAGGCGCTGACACTGAACGCCGAGCTTTTGATCCTCGACGAGCCGACAGCGGCGCTTGGCGGCGAGGAGACGGAGCTGCTCTTCCAGCAGATCCGCAAGCTCAAGGCCGAAGGCATGTCCTTCATCTATATCAGCCACCGCCTCGACGAGATCGCGCAGATCGCCGATCGCGTGGTGGTGATGCGCGACGGCCGCATCGTCGCCCGGCACGAGCGCGCCGATATCCCGGTGCGCACCGTGGTCGAGCAGATGGTCGGCCGCAGCGTCGAGCGCATGTTCCCGAGGCTGTCGGCGCCGGGCGTGGAAACGGTGCTCGAGGTCGAGAACCTGTCCTCGCCGGAGCGCAGCTTCAACAACGTTTCCTTCTCGGTGAAATCGGGCGAGATCCTCGGCATCGCCGGGCTGATCGGCGCCGGCCGCACCGAGCTGGTGCGGGCGATCGCCGGCGCCGATCCGATCTCGTCCGGCGCGGTGCGCGTCGCCGGCCAGGCAGTCCGCCTCAGCGGCCCGGCGGCGGCAATCAGGGCCGGCGTCGTGCTGGTGCCGGAAGACCGCAAGGAACAGGGTGTGGTGCTGGAACAGACGATCGGCGAGAACCTCGCGATCGGCAATTTCGACCATGTCGCGCCGAAGGGTTGGGTGTTTCCCAGAGCGGTGCAGAGATTTGCCGAGGCCGGGATCAGTCGGCTCGGCGTCAAGGGACGGCCGAATCAGGCCGTCGGCAAGCTGTCGGGCGGCAACCAGCAGAAGGTGATCATCGCCAAATGGGTGTCGCGGCCGCCCAGGGTGTTCATCCTCGACGAGCCGACGCGAGGCATCGATGTCGGCGCGCGCGCGGCGATCTACGACGTGATCGCCGACCTTGCCCGCTCTGGCATGGCGGTGGTGGTGGTGAGCTCGGATCTGGAGGAAGTGCTGGGGCTTTCGCACCGCGTGCTGGTGCTGAGCCGCGGTCGCCAGCGCGGCATCCTCGATCGCGATGAGGCAAGCAATATCGCCGTCATGGAACTCGCCACGAGCTGA
- a CDS encoding TetR family transcriptional regulator encodes MSEAANIVADPARQENVTRILDCAERLFRHYGYGKTNVADIARELGMSPANIYRFFASKVEIHQAVCGRMLGASYAMAYEIMRLPISAEERLRRYVHAQYKMTLEVMLDDQKVHEMVIVALERDWGVIDKHVDRIHDLFAEVIRQGIEAGEFRKQDPVIASRCFGASTVILCHPQMVAQCLAKTNRAMPDDLIDYAIRALQ; translated from the coding sequence ATGTCAGAAGCCGCCAACATCGTGGCCGACCCCGCCAGACAGGAGAATGTGACGCGCATTCTCGACTGCGCCGAGCGCCTGTTCCGGCATTACGGCTACGGCAAGACCAACGTCGCCGACATCGCCCGCGAGCTCGGCATGTCGCCGGCCAATATCTACCGCTTCTTCGCTTCCAAGGTTGAGATCCACCAGGCCGTCTGCGGCCGTATGCTCGGCGCCAGCTACGCGATGGCCTACGAGATCATGCGCCTGCCGATCAGCGCCGAGGAGCGGCTGCGCCGTTACGTTCACGCCCAGTACAAGATGACGCTGGAGGTCATGCTCGACGACCAGAAGGTGCACGAGATGGTCATCGTCGCGCTCGAGCGCGATTGGGGCGTCATCGACAAGCATGTCGACCGCATCCACGACCTGTTCGCCGAGGTGATCCGCCAGGGTATCGAGGCCGGCGAGTTCAGGAAGCAGGATCCGGTCATCGCCTCGCGCTGCTTCGGCGCCTCCACCGTCATCCTCTGCCATCCGCAGATGGTCGCGCAGTGCCTTGCCAAGACCAACAGGGCGATGCCCGACGATCTCATCGATTACGCAATCAGAGCCTTGCAATAG
- a CDS encoding sugar ABC transporter substrate-binding protein, protein MLTKRSLLLAAAAIVPLLGLSDAASAKDAKKLGLAVANLQADFFNQIKQSVEAYAKEKGIEVITVDAKGDSATQVSQVQDLVTQNIDALIYIPAGATAATVPTKTAKAASIPVVNVDRNADGAPGDTFIATDSVNSAKGVCDYIAKQAGGKGEMVIIHGQKGTTPEVDRSKGCGEALKAYPDIKVVGELWSDQWHQDEGFKLAQDLLQAHPNVSIIFGQADALALGAAQAVKVANPDHKIWIAGFDGDVAALKALKDGVFDVTATQQTQGMGRLAVDSAVKLVAGDKLPADQLQDATLTTKDNVAQFIEKHP, encoded by the coding sequence ATGCTGACCAAACGTTCACTGCTGCTTGCGGCCGCAGCCATCGTCCCGCTACTCGGCCTGTCCGACGCCGCTTCGGCCAAGGACGCCAAGAAGCTCGGGCTTGCCGTCGCCAACCTGCAGGCGGACTTCTTCAACCAGATCAAGCAGTCGGTGGAAGCCTATGCCAAGGAGAAGGGCATCGAGGTCATCACCGTCGACGCCAAGGGCGACTCGGCAACGCAGGTCAGCCAGGTGCAGGACCTCGTCACCCAGAACATCGACGCGCTGATCTACATCCCGGCCGGCGCCACCGCCGCGACCGTTCCGACCAAGACCGCCAAGGCTGCCAGCATCCCGGTGGTCAATGTCGACCGCAACGCCGACGGCGCGCCCGGCGACACCTTCATCGCCACCGACAGCGTCAATTCGGCCAAGGGCGTGTGCGACTACATCGCCAAGCAGGCCGGCGGCAAGGGCGAGATGGTGATCATCCATGGCCAGAAGGGCACGACACCGGAAGTCGACCGCTCCAAGGGCTGCGGCGAAGCGCTGAAGGCTTATCCGGACATCAAGGTGGTCGGCGAGCTGTGGAGCGACCAGTGGCACCAGGACGAGGGCTTCAAGCTGGCGCAGGACCTGCTGCAGGCCCACCCGAACGTCTCGATCATCTTCGGCCAGGCCGACGCCCTGGCGCTGGGCGCCGCGCAGGCGGTCAAGGTCGCCAATCCCGACCACAAGATCTGGATCGCCGGCTTCGATGGCGACGTGGCCGCGCTGAAGGCGCTGAAGGACGGCGTGTTCGACGTGACAGCGACGCAGCAGACGCAGGGCATGGGCCGGCTCGCCGTCGACTCGGCGGTCAAGCTGGTGGCCGGCGACAAGCTGCCCGCCGATCAGTTGCAGGACGCGACGCTGACCACCAAGGACAATGTCGCGCAGTTCATCGAGAAGCACCCCTGA